In Drosophila ananassae strain 14024-0371.13 chromosome 4 unlocalized genomic scaffold, ASM1763931v2 tig00000071, whole genome shotgun sequence, a genomic segment contains:
- the LOC6503326 gene encoding calsyntenin-1 isoform X2 → MKFHYLHWICHAVMLCAILGAGIVTSNENEDEYLTQKEIILEKSYHGLIRENETLVEITPLIKVNEEKICNFRILKKPYHEIPFEIELVNNLGILKASRMLNCEKRKSYHFEILAVYCDGTPSNTANVHITVIDINEYAPIFLEPSYVTEVEEGRLYNEILRVEASDKDCTPLFGDVCKYEILNNDEPFSIDNEGSIRNTEPLSHKASHNHILSVVAYDCAMKESAAIMVSIKVRRICEARFLGMPERIDYSSGSTESLLLFPNARLDLCDISCNNENISIHTSIALKLLMLYLLLNLDVTDVQV, encoded by the exons ATGAAGTTCCACTATTTACATTGGATATGCCATGCAGTTATGTTATGTGCTATCCTAGGAGCTGGAATTGTGACATcaaatgaaaatgaagatGAATATCTAACTCAAAAAG aaattattttggAAAAGTCGTATCATGGTCTAATTCGAGAAAATGAAACACTCGTCGAAATAACTCCTCTGATTAAAGTGAATGAAGAGAAAATATGTAATTTtcgaattttaaaaaaaccaTACCATGAGATTCCATTTGAG ATTGAATTGGTTAATAACCTTGGAATTTTGAAAGCAAGCCGCATGttaaattgcgaaaaaagAAAGAGCTATCATTTTGAAATACTCGCGGTATATTGTGATGGGACACCTTCAAATACAGCAAATGTTCATATAACTGTTATAGACATAAACGAGTATGCAccaatatttttggaaccaTCTTATGTGACTGAAGTAGAAGAAGGGCGACtttataatgaaattttaagaGTTGAAGCATCTGATAAAGACTGCACGCCACTTTTTGGTGATGTTTGCAAATATGAGATTCTTAACAATGATGAACCGTTTTCAATCGATAACGAGGGCTCAATCAGAAACACTGAACCACTTTCGCATAAAGCATCACATAACCACATTTTATCCGTAGTAGCTTATGATTGCGCAATGAAAGAATCGGCTGCTATTATGGTTAGCATTAAAGTGCGACGTATTTGTGAAGCGAGGTTTTTAGGTATGCCAGAACGAATCGATTATTCG TCTGGTAGCACTGAAAGCCTCCTATTGTTCCCTAATGCTCGTTTGGATTTATGCGACATATCTTGCAATAATGAGAATATCAGTATTCATACATCAATAGCCCTAAAG CTTCTGATGCTTTATCTGCTACTAAATCTCGATGTGACCGACGTCCAGGTTTGA